The proteins below are encoded in one region of Lactuca sativa cultivar Salinas chromosome 3, Lsat_Salinas_v11, whole genome shotgun sequence:
- the LOC111879114 gene encoding ubiquitin-conjugating enzyme E2 variant 1B → MQQEMASEVSAVIVPRSFRLLEELERGEKGIGDGTVSYGMDDADDVYMQSWTGTIIGPSHTVHEGRIYQLKLFCCHEYPEKPPSVKFQSRINMSCVNQETGVVEPSLFPMLSDWQRDYTMEDILTQLKKEMTSPQNRKLTQPPEGNDEGRVDPKGLVLRCCIL, encoded by the exons ATGCAGCAAGAGATGGCGTCGGAGGTATCAGCGGTCATCG TTCCTAGGAGCTTTAGATTACTAGAAGAGCTTGAAAGAGGAGAGAAGGGAATTGGTGATGGAACTGTCAGCTATGGAATGGATGATGCCGATGATGTCTACATGCAGTCATGGACTGGAACCATCATTGGTCCTTCTCAT ACTGTTCATGAAGGGCGTATCTATCAACTTAAACTATTTTGTTGCCATGAGTATCCAGAAAAACCACCAAGTGTCAAATTTCAATCGCGAATAAACATGAGCTGTGTGAATCAGGAGACTGGTGTG GTGGAACCTTCTCTTTTTCCAATGCTTTCTGATTGGCAAAGAGATTACACAATGGAGGATATATTGACTCAACTCAAGAAAGAAATGACATCCCCACAGAACAGAAAACTCACTCAGCCTCCTGAAG GAAATGATGAGGGGAGGGTGGACCCAAAGGGACTAGTGCTAAGGTGTTGTATTCTGTAA